Proteins encoded within one genomic window of Gloeobacter kilaueensis JS1:
- the gltX gene encoding glutamate--tRNA ligase, translated as MTVRVRIAPSPTGYLHIGTARTAIYNYLFARQRGGKLILRIEDTDRERSEPRYTRSILEGFAWLGISFDEGPVYQSDRLGRYREVIEKLLAGGHAYYDYTSEAELEALRDEQRAAGLAPRYDNRHRDLSAEERAAFAREGRLPVIRFKIEASREVRWNDLVRGELSWSSADLGGDMVIARADGMPLYNLAVVIDDIDMAITHVIRGEDHIGNTPKQILLYEALEAAVPAFGHVPLIFSPEGRKLSKREGATAVIDFERMGYLSEAIVNYLALMSWTPADGQELFSLDRAAESFDIGRISHSPARFDWDKLTWMNGQYLNALSARELTERATPFLLASGFTLRPQDGPWLERVVPLTGRGLGRLSEIGNASRYLFAEAVSFEAEALGILRQSGIAAILTGFQQAVASLDGQLRQHFEAHFAQIAAPVETDEALFERLFFEQAPLRTVLSREASDEQLEAVGALVGDLHRQAEAALPQLLPALAKELGLKKGALMRPVRCALTGSAHGPDLVESIVLLHRRNRIRGRLEQALALVSAPAVVP; from the coding sequence GTGACCGTCCGCGTCCGCATCGCTCCCAGCCCCACCGGCTATCTGCACATCGGCACTGCCCGCACGGCTATCTATAACTATTTGTTTGCCAGACAACGGGGCGGCAAGCTCATCCTGCGCATCGAGGACACCGACCGCGAGCGCTCCGAGCCGCGCTATACCCGCTCGATCCTAGAAGGGTTTGCCTGGCTCGGGATCAGCTTCGACGAAGGCCCGGTCTACCAGTCCGACCGGCTCGGGCGCTACCGCGAGGTCATCGAAAAGTTGCTTGCCGGTGGCCATGCTTACTACGACTACACCAGCGAAGCAGAACTGGAGGCCCTGCGCGACGAGCAGCGCGCCGCCGGTCTGGCTCCGCGCTACGACAACCGTCACCGCGATCTGAGCGCCGAAGAGCGGGCGGCCTTCGCGAGGGAGGGACGCCTGCCGGTGATCCGCTTCAAGATCGAAGCGTCCCGCGAGGTGCGCTGGAACGACCTGGTGCGCGGCGAGTTGAGCTGGAGTAGCGCCGATCTCGGTGGAGACATGGTGATCGCTCGGGCCGATGGGATGCCCCTCTACAACCTGGCGGTGGTGATCGACGACATCGACATGGCGATTACCCACGTCATCCGGGGCGAGGATCATATCGGCAACACCCCCAAGCAGATTCTGCTGTATGAGGCTCTAGAAGCAGCGGTTCCTGCCTTTGGCCATGTGCCGCTCATCTTCAGCCCCGAGGGCCGCAAGCTCTCCAAGCGCGAAGGGGCGACGGCGGTGATCGACTTTGAGCGCATGGGCTACCTGAGTGAGGCGATCGTCAACTACCTCGCCCTGATGAGCTGGACGCCCGCCGACGGCCAGGAACTTTTTAGCCTCGACAGGGCGGCGGAGAGCTTCGACATCGGTCGCATCAGCCACTCGCCCGCCCGCTTCGACTGGGACAAGCTCACCTGGATGAACGGCCAGTACCTCAACGCCCTATCGGCTCGCGAGCTGACCGAGCGGGCGACGCCCTTTTTGCTCGCCTCCGGTTTTACCCTGCGCCCCCAGGACGGACCGTGGCTGGAGCGGGTCGTCCCCCTGACTGGCCGGGGGCTGGGGCGGTTGAGCGAAATTGGCAATGCCAGCCGCTATCTATTTGCCGAAGCGGTGAGCTTCGAGGCCGAGGCGCTGGGCATTCTGCGCCAGTCGGGTATCGCAGCTATCTTGACTGGCTTTCAGCAGGCGGTGGCCAGCCTCGATGGCCAGTTGCGCCAGCACTTCGAGGCGCACTTTGCTCAGATTGCAGCCCCGGTCGAGACCGACGAAGCGCTCTTCGAGCGGTTGTTCTTTGAGCAGGCACCGCTGCGCACTGTGCTTTCTAGAGAGGCGAGTGACGAGCAGCTCGAAGCGGTGGGCGCTCTTGTAGGCGATCTGCACCGGCAGGCGGAAGCAGCGCTGCCACAGCTGCTGCCGGCTCTGGCAAAGGAACTGGGCCTCAAAAAAGGCGCGCTGATGCGGCCTGTGCGCTGTGCGCTCACCGGCTCAGCCCACGGGCCGGATCTGGTCGAATCGATCGTGCTGTTGCACCGGCGCAACCGGATCAGGGGCAGGCTTGAGCAGGCGCTCGCACTCGTGAGCGCCCCTGCGGTCGTTCCATGA